In Rosa chinensis cultivar Old Blush chromosome 1, RchiOBHm-V2, whole genome shotgun sequence, a genomic segment contains:
- the LOC112174546 gene encoding LOW QUALITY PROTEIN: nitrate regulatory gene2 protein-like (The sequence of the model RefSeq protein was modified relative to this genomic sequence to represent the inferred CDS: inserted 1 base in 1 codon) — protein sequence MGCTASKLDNEDTVRRCKDRRRLMKDAVFARHHLAAAHADYCRSLRLTGSALVSFANFEPLSISDQTPXVFLHPTTTTSNPSPPPPPSSNPLHPRVPPSQLPPPSTPAAASAALPTIASSKLPHILSDSSLSSSRRHRRRRQPPPGPKLPHILSDTSPSSTPRSQNSNFTGGGFPTAFQANSTYSSTPSQASSVWNWENFYPPSPPDSEFFNQREQESKQSHHLDDSDDDDNTEPETETEASEYNYFHNMPKSQPTARQNHSYSQSEKYAQSETERSEYDFFVPNRNPKAPAKTQSEKYAQSEREEVHCSEWGDHDRYSTTSSSENEDDDRDSRSEMGTRSNFDPSVRAESVAGSVPPAQTMPKYAPSMRSEGSEGSTYRSSEISNMKMVVRHKDLKEIVQAIKENFDNAAAAGDQVSEMLESNRAQLDRSFKQLKKKVYHSSSVLSTLSSTWSSKPPLAVKYQLDAEVLNAQGGPKSLCSTFERLLAWEKKLYQEVKARESVKIEHEKKLSSLQNQEYKGEDEIKVDKTKASIKRLQSLIIVTSQAVSTTSTAIIDLRDSDLVPQLVELCHGFMYMWKSMHQYHEVQNNIVQQVRGLVNRSSKGDATSELHRQATRDLESAVSAWHSSFCRLIKFKRDFIQSVHGWFKLSLLPVNNDTFTGNNEPSDVYFFCDEWKHALDRVPDTVASEAIKSFINVVHVISIKQSEELKIKKRTEAASKELEKKASSVRNIEKKFYNSYSMVGIGLPDSGPDNGQGLDARDPLAEKKSELATSQRRVEEEMSRHSKAVEVTRAMTLNNLQTGLPGVFQALTSFSGLFTEALNSVCTRSYSINNGS from the exons ATGGGCTGCACGGCGTCCAAATTGGACAACGAGGACACTGTGCGGCGGTGCAAGGACCGGCGCCGTTTAATGAAAGACGCCGTCTTCGCCCGCCACCACCTCGCCGCCGCCCACGCCGACTACTGCCGCTCCCTCCGCCTCACCGGCTCCGCCCTCGTCTCCTTCGCCAACTTCGAACCCCTCTCCATCTCCGACCAAACCC CCGTCTTCCTCCACCCTACTACCACCACTTCCAacccctctcctcctcctcctccctcctCCAATCCCCTCCACCCACGTGTCCCGCCCTCCCAGCTCCCTCCTCCCTCCACCCCCGCCGCCGCCTCCGCCGCTCTCCCCACCATCGCCAGCTCCAAGCTCCCCCACATCCTCTCCGACTCCTCCCTCTCCTCCTCCCGCCGCCACCGCCGCCGGAGACAGCCTCCGCCGGGGCCGAAGCTCCCGCACATACTCTCCGACACCAGCCCCTCCTCCACTCCCCGAAGCCAGAACTCCAACTTCACCGGCGGCGGGTTTCCGACGGCCTTTCAGGCGAACTCGACGTACTCCAGCACGCCGTCGCAGGCCTCCTCCGTGTGGAATTGGGAGAATTTCTACCCTCCGTCGCCGCCGGACTCCGAATTCTTCAACCAGAGAGAGCAGGAGTCCAAACAATCCCACCACCTCGACGATTCCGACGACGACGACAACACCGAGCCGGAAACCGAAACCGAGGCATCGGAATACAATTACTTCCACAACATGCCCAAATCCCAACCCACCGCCCGCCAAAACCACTCGTATTCTCAGTCGGAGAAGTACGCCCAGTCCGAAACCGAGAGATCAGAGTACGATTTCTTCGTCCCCAACCGTAACCCTAAAGCTCCGGCCAAGACTCAGTCGGAGAAGTACGCTCAGTCGGAGAGAGAAGAGGTCCACTGCAGCGAGTGGGGCGATCACGATCGCTACAGCACCACGAGCTCGTCTGAAAACGAAGACGACGACAGGGATTCGAGATCCGAGATGGGGACCCGGTCCAATTTCGACCCGTCGGTTCGGGCCGAGTCGGTCGCGGGCTCGGTGCCGCCGGCCCAGACGATGCCGAAGTACGCGCCGAGCATGAGGTCGGAGGGGTCGGAAGGGAGTACTTACCGGAGCAGTGAAATCTCGAACATGAAAATGGTGGTGAGGCATAAAGACTTGAAGGAGATTGTGCAGGCGATCAAGGAGAATTTCGATAACGCCGCGGCGGCCGGAGACCAGGTTTCCGAGATGCTCGAGTCCAACCGGGCCCAGCTTGATCGGAGCTTCAAGCAGCTCAAGA AGAAAGTGTATCACTCAAGTAGTGTGCTTAGCACATTGAGCTCGACTTGGTCGTCGAAGCCGCCGCTAGCGGTGAAGTACCAGCTGGACGCGGAAGTGCTCAATGCACAGGGCGGTCCGAAGAGTCTATGTTCCACCTTCGAGCGGCTTTTGGCTTGGGAGAAGAAGCTCTATCAGGAAGTCAAG GCTAGAGAAAGTGTCAAGATTGAACATGAGAAGAAGTTATCTTCACTACAAAATCAGGAGTACAAGGGAGAGGACGAAATCAAGGTAGACAAGACCAAGGCGTCAATAAAGAGGCTGCAATCACTAATTATTGTCACATCTCAGGCCGTCTCAACCACCTCAACTGCCATCATTGATCTTAGAGACTCTGATCTTGTTCCTCAGCTTGTTGAGCTGTGCCATGG GTTTATGTACATGTGGAAATCAATGCACCAGTACCATGAAGTCCAGAACAACATTGTACAGCAAGTTAGGGGACTTGTGAACCGGTCATCCAAGGGTGACGCAACCTCCGAACTGCACCGCCAGGCGACTCGTGACTTGGAATCAGCTGTTTCTGCCTGGCACTCCAGCTTTTGCCGCTTAATAAAGTTCAAGCGGGACTTTATCCAGTCTGTTCATGGTTGGTTCAAGCTCAGCCTTCTTCCTGTTAACAATGACACCTTCACCGGCAACAATGAGCCTTCTGATGTATATTTCTTCTGCGACGAGTGGAAGCATGCACTTGACCGTGTCCCTGACACAGTGGCTTCAGAGGCTATCAAGAGCTTCATCAATGTTGTCCACGTAATCTCCATAAAACAAAGTGAAGAGCTGAAGATCAAAAAAAGAACTGAAGCTGCATCCAAGGAGCTTGAAAAGAAGGCTTCTTCTGTGCGGAACATTGAGAAGAAGTTCTATAATTCCTACTCCATGGTTGGTATTGGACTTCCTGATTCAGGGCCTGATAACGGGCAAGGTTTGGATGCTCGTGACCCGCTTGCTGAAAAGAAATCTGAACTTGCAACCTCCCAGAGGCGggttgaagaagaaatgagtagGCATTCAAAGGCAGTGGAGGTGACTAGAGCAATGACTCTAAACAACCTTCAAACAGGGTTGCCAGGGGTTTTTCAAGCACTGACCAGTTTTTCTGGGTTATTTACAGAGGCACTCAATTCAGTTTGTACTCGTTCCTACTCCATCAATAATGGATCATAG